In Methylomonas sp. ZR1, one DNA window encodes the following:
- the tsf gene encoding translation elongation factor Ts: MSISAAMVKELRERTGSGMMECKKALVEANGDMELAIENMRKAGLAKADKKSGRIAAEGIIGVKVSDDAKTVVMVDVNCETDFVAKGDDFIGFANDVVNSLLTSDVNSDEELQAMVLSTGVSVDDTRRALIAKIGENITVRRFVKFTTTEGGQAAYLHGSKIGVIVELSKNDPALGKDVAMHVAAAKPEYVSDDQVSADVIAKEKEIFAAQALESGKPAEIVEKMIGGRINKFLAEVTLLGQPFIKDDSVTVGKLLASKGNAVVRFARFEVGEGIEKKEEDFAAEVMAQVRG; this comes from the coding sequence ATGAGTATTAGTGCGGCGATGGTCAAGGAATTGCGTGAGCGTACCGGCTCAGGCATGATGGAGTGCAAGAAAGCCCTGGTTGAGGCCAATGGCGATATGGAACTGGCCATTGAAAACATGCGTAAAGCCGGTTTGGCAAAAGCCGATAAAAAATCCGGCCGTATCGCGGCGGAAGGCATCATAGGTGTTAAAGTTTCCGACGACGCTAAAACCGTTGTTATGGTAGACGTGAACTGCGAAACCGATTTCGTTGCCAAAGGCGATGATTTTATTGGTTTTGCTAATGATGTAGTCAATAGTTTGTTGACCAGCGATGTCAACAGCGACGAAGAATTGCAAGCAATGGTACTGAGCACCGGCGTCAGCGTTGACGATACCCGTCGTGCGTTGATTGCTAAAATCGGCGAAAACATTACTGTGCGCCGTTTCGTTAAATTCACGACCACTGAAGGTGGTCAGGCGGCTTACCTGCACGGCAGTAAAATTGGCGTTATCGTTGAGTTAAGCAAAAACGATCCCGCTTTGGGTAAGGACGTGGCGATGCATGTTGCCGCTGCTAAACCTGAATATGTATCGGATGATCAAGTATCAGCCGATGTCATCGCCAAGGAAAAAGAAATTTTTGCCGCGCAAGCACTGGAAAGTGGCAAGCCTGCCGAGATCGTTGAAAAAATGATTGGTGGTCGTATCAATAAATTCCTGGCGGAAGTGACTTTGTTGGGTCAACCTTTCATCAAGGACGACAGCGTTACCGTTGGTAAATTGCTGGCATCTAAAGGTAATGCCGTTGTGCGTTTCGCCCGTTTCGAAGTCGGCGAAGGCATTGAGAAAAAAGAAGAAGATTTTGCCGCCGAAGTAATGGCACAAGTTAGAGGCTAA
- the pyrH gene encoding UMP kinase, producing MSQLICQRILLKLSGEALASERGGSIDPDIVQRLAQEVKDLCDAGIQVGLVIGGGNILRGGEKASEGLNRVTGDQMGMLATVINALAMQDALEYLGQPVRVMTALKINQVCEDYIRRRAVRHLEKGRVAIFAAGTGNPFFTTDTAASLRAIEIDAELMIKATKVKGVYSADPNKVADAVFYPRLTYDEAIDQRLNVMDTTALVLCRDNNLPMRVMNVFEPGAIMRLMRGEDIGSLIERN from the coding sequence ATGAGTCAATTGATTTGTCAGAGAATTTTACTTAAATTGAGCGGCGAAGCACTGGCGAGCGAACGCGGCGGCAGTATCGATCCGGATATAGTGCAACGCTTGGCTCAAGAAGTGAAAGACTTGTGCGATGCAGGTATCCAGGTCGGCTTGGTGATTGGCGGCGGCAATATTTTGCGCGGCGGCGAGAAAGCATCGGAAGGCTTGAATCGGGTTACCGGCGACCAAATGGGTATGTTGGCTACGGTGATTAATGCTTTGGCGATGCAGGACGCGCTGGAGTATCTCGGGCAGCCCGTTCGGGTCATGACTGCTCTGAAAATCAATCAGGTGTGCGAAGATTACATCCGTCGCCGGGCTGTCAGACATTTGGAAAAAGGTAGAGTGGCTATTTTCGCTGCCGGTACCGGTAATCCGTTTTTTACTACCGATACCGCTGCCAGTTTGCGTGCTATTGAAATTGACGCCGAGTTGATGATTAAGGCGACCAAAGTCAAAGGCGTTTATTCTGCCGACCCGAACAAGGTGGCTGACGCCGTATTTTATCCCCGCTTGACCTATGACGAAGCTATCGATCAACGCTTGAATGTCATGGACACCACCGCTTTGGTTTTGTGCCGGGATAACAACCTGCCCATGCGGGTAATGAATGTATTTGAGCCGGGAGCGATTATGCGCTTAATGCGCGGTGAAGATATAGGCTCCCTAATCGAGAGGAACTAA
- the frr gene encoding ribosome recycling factor encodes MISDIQQDAASRMVKSIESLQKAFTKIRTGRAHPSLLDQISVTYYGNESPLSQVANVSVEDARTLKVVPWEKSMIQAIEKAIMSSGLGLNPATQGTVIRLPLPALTEERRRDLVKIVKNEAEQGRVAIRNIRRDANAAIKDALKEKLISEDDARQAEEKIQKLTDQYIKEVEKHLEEKEADLLSM; translated from the coding sequence ATGATCAGCGATATTCAACAAGATGCCGCCAGCCGTATGGTAAAAAGCATCGAGTCCTTACAAAAAGCATTTACCAAAATTAGAACAGGGCGCGCGCATCCCAGCTTGCTGGACCAAATCAGCGTCACGTATTACGGTAACGAATCGCCCTTGTCGCAGGTAGCCAACGTCTCTGTCGAGGACGCGCGCACCTTGAAAGTCGTGCCTTGGGAAAAGAGCATGATCCAGGCTATCGAGAAAGCCATCATGTCGTCCGGCTTGGGCTTAAATCCCGCCACTCAAGGTACCGTCATCAGACTGCCTTTGCCGGCGCTGACTGAAGAGCGGCGTCGCGATTTGGTTAAAATCGTCAAAAATGAAGCCGAACAAGGCCGCGTAGCGATTCGCAATATTCGCCGCGACGCCAATGCCGCGATCAAAGATGCTTTGAAAGAGAAATTAATTTCTGAGGACGATGCGCGTCAAGCCGAAGAAAAAATTCAGAAGCTCACCGATCAATACATCAAGGAAGTAGAGAAGCATCTTGAAGAAAAAGAAGCCGATTTGCTTTCCATGTAA
- a CDS encoding isoprenyl transferase, translated as MTVADNDKPAINNGNPRHIAIIMDGNGRWAQKRLMPRIMGHYAGVKAVRKIVEYCAKENIEVLSLFAFSSENWRRPQDEVSLLMELFMNTLQSEVDKLDKNNIRLKIIGDKSAFPEKLREKIAAAEGQTAQNDGLTLLIAANYGGRWDITQALRQIVAGVKSGEIDEQAISEQLVNQYLVTAELPEPDLFIRSGGEERISNFLLWQLAYTEFYFTDALWPDFDQQALEKAIGSFKGRQRRFGHTGEQVIDNRVL; from the coding sequence ATGACAGTTGCTGACAACGATAAACCGGCGATAAATAACGGCAACCCACGGCATATTGCCATCATCATGGATGGCAATGGCCGCTGGGCGCAAAAACGCTTGATGCCCAGAATCATGGGGCATTACGCTGGTGTGAAGGCGGTCAGGAAGATCGTCGAGTATTGTGCCAAAGAGAACATTGAAGTGCTGTCATTGTTCGCTTTCAGCAGCGAAAACTGGCGCAGGCCGCAAGATGAAGTGAGTTTGTTGATGGAGCTGTTCATGAACACGCTGCAATCCGAGGTCGATAAACTCGACAAAAACAACATCAGACTGAAAATCATCGGCGATAAAAGCGCGTTTCCGGAAAAACTGCGCGAAAAAATCGCCGCAGCGGAAGGGCAGACCGCACAAAACGATGGATTGACATTGCTGATTGCTGCCAACTACGGCGGACGTTGGGACATCACCCAAGCTTTGCGGCAAATCGTCGCCGGGGTGAAATCGGGTGAGATCGACGAACAAGCCATTTCAGAACAGCTCGTCAATCAATATCTGGTGACCGCTGAGTTACCCGAGCCTGATTTGTTTATTCGTTCCGGCGGAGAGGAACGGATTAGTAACTTTCTGCTGTGGCAACTGGCTTATACCGAATTTTATTTTACCGATGCGCTTTGGCCGGATTTCGATCAGCAAGCATTGGAAAAAGCTATCGGCAGCTTCAAAGGCCGGCAAAGACGTTTTGGGCACACTGGCGAACAAGTGATCGATAACAGAGTTCTCTAG
- a CDS encoding phosphatidate cytidylyltransferase: MLLKRILTALVLATVVITAVMLLPALYFSLFIAVVTLIAAFEWMALTDVNTLIRKILFLLFLIVPMLGVTYWTVLLELLSEAMEWPEIKDYSDALEWFVIVPVLFWVLTMVLIRKAGPQLLNIEFKSRLKTFSGWLVLLSAWMFLSKLRAYYGPGMVIYFLLLIWAADISAFFAGKTWGKDKLAPEISPGKTIQGMYGALISAAVCGIGFTVYGWITATQPEDVDSGTLRFLNGLVWTDMLILSVMTVLISIYGDLFFSLIKRKKGVKDSGNLLPGHGGILDRVDSIIAAAPFFYAGILLIGRVFYA; the protein is encoded by the coding sequence ATGTTATTAAAACGCATCTTAACCGCGCTAGTACTGGCTACCGTGGTCATAACGGCAGTTATGCTGCTGCCAGCCCTTTATTTCTCCTTGTTTATCGCTGTGGTTACGCTGATCGCTGCCTTCGAATGGATGGCCTTGACTGACGTAAACACGCTTATCCGCAAAATACTTTTCCTCTTGTTTTTAATTGTGCCGATGTTGGGCGTTACTTATTGGACGGTATTGCTGGAGTTGCTTAGCGAGGCGATGGAATGGCCGGAAATCAAAGACTATTCGGATGCTTTAGAGTGGTTTGTTATCGTTCCGGTGCTGTTCTGGGTGCTAACGATGGTTTTGATCAGAAAAGCCGGTCCGCAGTTGTTGAATATCGAATTCAAGTCACGGCTTAAGACTTTTAGCGGTTGGTTGGTGTTGCTCTCTGCTTGGATGTTTCTCAGCAAGTTAAGAGCGTATTACGGTCCTGGCATGGTGATCTACTTTTTGCTGTTGATTTGGGCTGCCGATATTTCCGCCTTTTTTGCCGGTAAAACTTGGGGTAAAGATAAACTCGCGCCAGAAATAAGTCCGGGTAAAACCATTCAAGGCATGTACGGTGCTTTAATTTCCGCGGCTGTCTGTGGCATAGGCTTCACGGTGTATGGCTGGATTACCGCGACTCAGCCAGAAGATGTTGACTCTGGAACGTTGCGCTTCCTCAATGGATTGGTGTGGACCGATATGTTGATATTGTCGGTTATGACCGTGTTGATCTCAATTTACGGCGATTTGTTTTTCAGTCTGATAAAACGCAAAAAAGGTGTTAAAGATAGCGGTAACTTGTTACCGGGTCACGGTGGCATATTAGATAGAGTGGATAGCATCATTGCTGCCGCGCCTTTTTTCTATGCAGGGATTTTATTGATTGGTAGGGTGTTTTACGCATGA
- the ispC gene encoding 1-deoxy-D-xylulose-5-phosphate reductoisomerase yields the protein MKGLCILGATGSIGVSTLDVVARHPDQYKVVALTANGNIEALYEQCLAHRPEYAVVANPDNAQAFKDKIAGSPLADIKVLAGADALTQVATLDNVDAVMAAIVGAAGLLPTLAAARAGKTVLLANKEALVMSGQIFMQAVAENGATLLPIDSEHNAIFQCMPAGYTTGHTAKQARRILLTASGGPFRQTPIADLDTVTPEQAVAHPKWDMGRKISVDSATMMNKGLELIEACLLFNMDPDAIQVVIHPQSIIHSMVDYVDGSVLAQMGNPDMRTPIAHAMAWPERFDSGVAPLNIFEVKHMDFEQPDLQRFPCLRLAYEAIKAGGIMPTVLNAANEIAVEAFLNEQVRFTDIARIIERSMAQFTADCADTLEHVLAADQQARDVANKVIAELKH from the coding sequence ATGAAAGGTCTTTGCATACTCGGAGCGACCGGCTCGATTGGCGTCAGCACCTTAGATGTGGTTGCGCGCCACCCCGACCAATATAAAGTGGTAGCGTTAACCGCCAACGGTAATATCGAAGCCTTGTACGAACAATGTTTGGCCCATCGTCCTGAGTATGCGGTAGTCGCCAATCCGGATAACGCTCAAGCATTCAAGGACAAAATCGCCGGTTCGCCTCTTGCCGATATTAAGGTGTTAGCCGGCGCGGACGCCTTGACGCAAGTAGCAACCTTGGACAATGTTGACGCAGTGATGGCCGCTATCGTCGGCGCGGCCGGTTTGTTGCCAACCTTGGCAGCCGCGAGAGCCGGTAAAACGGTGTTGCTGGCTAACAAGGAAGCCTTGGTCATGTCCGGGCAAATCTTTATGCAAGCCGTCGCCGAAAACGGCGCGACGCTACTGCCCATCGATAGCGAGCACAACGCAATATTTCAGTGCATGCCGGCTGGCTATACGACCGGGCATACTGCCAAACAGGCCAGACGTATTTTGTTGACCGCATCCGGCGGTCCGTTTCGGCAAACGCCGATTGCCGATTTGGATACTGTGACGCCCGAACAAGCGGTCGCGCATCCGAAATGGGATATGGGCCGAAAAATTTCGGTGGATTCCGCGACGATGATGAACAAAGGTTTGGAGTTAATCGAAGCCTGCCTGTTGTTCAACATGGACCCGGATGCCATCCAAGTAGTGATTCATCCGCAAAGTATCATTCATTCCATGGTCGATTATGTCGATGGCTCTGTGTTAGCGCAAATGGGCAACCCCGACATGCGCACACCTATCGCGCACGCCATGGCTTGGCCGGAGCGCTTTGACTCCGGCGTGGCGCCGCTGAATATTTTCGAAGTCAAGCACATGGATTTCGAACAACCTGATTTGCAACGTTTCCCGTGTTTGCGGCTGGCCTACGAAGCTATCAAAGCCGGCGGCATCATGCCGACCGTTTTGAACGCCGCGAATGAGATTGCCGTGGAAGCCTTTTTGAACGAGCAGGTACGCTTTACCGATATTGCCCGCATCATAGAGCGAAGCATGGCCCAATTTACTGCCGATTGCGCCGATACGCTCGAACACGTCTTGGCAGCCGACCAGCAGGCCAGAGACGTTGCGAATAAAGTGATCGCCGAACTCAAACACTAG
- the rseP gene encoding RIP metalloprotease RseP, whose translation MDTLHTLFYFIVAIAVLVAFHEYGHFWAARKVGIKVIRFSIGFGKPLISWQKSPADTQFVVAAIPLGGYVKMVDEREEAVKAEDLPYAFNRQPLLARTAVVAAGPIANLLLAVVLFWLVLVIGEAGVRPVIGGVEAGSLAEQAGFAAGDEIISVDETATPTWIEALDTLLTSAIDGKTEISVVTKAIDDSQQVRLIHLTEQDVQTPETLHKRLGLKPWVPTIKPVIGKVLEDGVAKQAGLQSGDLIISADGTAITDWQQWVDYVQARPDVEIKLLLERSGAPLSLSITPRSEQQGEGKAVGKIGAGVDTPKDLLDSMMVTHALSPWDAVPVAGKRVWFYAVTTLKMMGKMVVGSASVENLSGPISIAQYAGQSAEMGFTAFLKFLGLVSVSLGVLNLLPVPVLDGGHLLFFAVEAVKGSPIPERMQLYFQQAGMLLLMLLMGLAMFLDIGRLFQ comes from the coding sequence ATGGATACTTTGCACACCTTGTTTTATTTCATCGTCGCCATCGCGGTACTGGTGGCGTTTCATGAGTACGGCCATTTTTGGGCGGCACGCAAGGTTGGCATCAAAGTTATCCGTTTTTCCATCGGTTTCGGCAAGCCGTTAATCAGCTGGCAAAAAAGCCCTGCCGATACTCAATTCGTCGTCGCTGCCATCCCGTTGGGCGGCTATGTGAAAATGGTCGACGAACGCGAAGAAGCCGTTAAGGCGGAAGATTTACCTTACGCATTTAACCGACAGCCGCTATTAGCCCGAACCGCCGTCGTCGCAGCCGGACCGATTGCCAATTTACTGCTGGCCGTGGTTTTATTTTGGTTGGTATTGGTCATCGGTGAAGCGGGCGTTAGACCGGTTATCGGTGGAGTGGAGGCCGGATCTCTGGCCGAGCAGGCCGGTTTTGCGGCAGGGGACGAAATAATCAGCGTTGATGAGACTGCCACGCCTACCTGGATAGAAGCTCTGGACACCTTGTTGACCTCGGCGATTGACGGTAAAACCGAAATCAGCGTAGTGACTAAAGCGATAGACGATAGTCAACAAGTACGCTTGATTCACTTGACCGAACAAGACGTACAAACCCCGGAAACGCTACATAAGCGTTTGGGTTTGAAACCTTGGGTGCCCACTATTAAACCGGTTATCGGTAAGGTGCTTGAGGATGGGGTTGCCAAACAAGCCGGTTTACAAAGCGGTGATTTAATTATCAGCGCAGACGGCACCGCCATTACCGATTGGCAACAATGGGTAGATTATGTGCAGGCCCGGCCGGATGTTGAAATTAAGTTATTGCTGGAGCGTAGCGGCGCGCCATTATCCTTAAGCATCACGCCGCGTAGCGAACAGCAGGGTGAGGGCAAGGCTGTCGGCAAAATCGGCGCCGGTGTGGATACGCCGAAAGACTTGCTGGACTCCATGATGGTGACCCATGCCTTGTCTCCCTGGGACGCGGTTCCGGTCGCCGGAAAGCGAGTTTGGTTTTACGCAGTGACCACATTAAAAATGATGGGAAAAATGGTGGTAGGTTCGGCTTCCGTCGAGAATTTGAGCGGTCCCATCAGTATCGCCCAATATGCCGGTCAATCGGCTGAAATGGGATTTACGGCGTTTCTGAAGTTTCTAGGCTTGGTTAGCGTCAGTCTCGGTGTGTTGAATTTGCTGCCTGTCCCGGTGTTGGATGGTGGTCATTTGCTGTTTTTCGCCGTTGAGGCCGTTAAAGGCAGCCCGATTCCGGAAAGAATGCAACTGTATTTTCAGCAAGCCGGCATGCTGCTATTGATGCTGCTGATGGGCTTGGCGATGTTTCTGGATATAGGCAGATTATTTCAATAA
- a CDS encoding DsbC family protein: MKKITHILALTLLALTSPALFADEAAIKKALSEFMPGGQIDSVKPSEVKGLYEVSMGGNIFYASEDGKYLLQGQLFDAEAKKNITESKLAEVRKASLDKVGEQKMIIFKPENSKHVVSIFTDIDCGYCRKLHSEIDQYMAQGITIRYMFFPRAGKGSDSYKKAVSVWCAADKNKALTTAKKGEHLDAKTCENPVDEHMALGEAFGMNGTPMIVTQKGNILPGYVPAAQLAKVLASE; the protein is encoded by the coding sequence ATGAAAAAAATCACACACATTCTGGCTCTGACGCTACTGGCTTTGACTAGCCCAGCATTATTTGCCGACGAAGCCGCCATTAAAAAAGCCTTGAGTGAGTTTATGCCTGGGGGACAGATAGACTCGGTGAAACCATCGGAAGTCAAAGGTCTGTACGAAGTCTCTATGGGCGGCAATATCTTTTATGCATCCGAAGACGGTAAATATTTACTGCAAGGGCAATTATTTGACGCCGAAGCAAAGAAAAATATCACCGAATCTAAGCTGGCTGAGGTGCGTAAAGCCTCGCTGGATAAAGTCGGCGAACAAAAAATGATTATTTTCAAACCGGAAAACAGCAAACATGTCGTGTCTATCTTTACCGACATCGATTGCGGTTATTGCCGTAAGTTGCACTCTGAAATCGATCAATACATGGCGCAGGGCATTACGATACGCTACATGTTCTTCCCTAGAGCCGGCAAAGGGTCGGATTCCTATAAAAAAGCAGTGTCAGTCTGGTGTGCCGCCGACAAAAACAAAGCATTAACCACCGCGAAGAAGGGTGAACATCTGGACGCGAAAACCTGTGAAAATCCAGTGGATGAACATATGGCCTTGGGTGAAGCGTTCGGTATGAATGGCACACCGATGATAGTCACGCAAAAAGGTAATATTCTGCCGGGCTATGTGCCTGCCGCGCAGTTGGCAAAAGTACTGGCCAGCGAATAA
- a CDS encoding OmpA family protein → MTTISIPKTLTFAVALALSGCAKSYLVLLEDHDGSTGKVIFSGAGSETVVEQAGFGADLDNSKTVFKVEQEKINKDFGRALASEPVLPETFLLYFETGGTKLTADSAALIPKIIEAASKHPAADISVIGHTDTVGDAGKNEKLANERAVQVSKLFDAGKMDVKEVAVTSHGEKNLLIKTGDETSEPRNRRVEVTIR, encoded by the coding sequence ATGACGACAATTTCCATACCCAAAACCTTAACATTCGCAGTCGCGCTGGCTTTAAGCGGTTGCGCCAAATCTTATTTGGTCTTACTGGAAGATCACGACGGCTCAACCGGAAAAGTGATTTTCAGCGGTGCCGGCAGCGAAACCGTGGTTGAACAAGCCGGTTTTGGTGCGGATCTGGATAACTCTAAAACCGTATTCAAAGTAGAACAAGAGAAGATCAATAAGGACTTTGGCCGAGCCTTGGCGTCCGAGCCGGTATTACCGGAAACATTTCTATTGTATTTTGAAACCGGCGGCACCAAGCTGACCGCGGATTCTGCGGCCTTGATTCCGAAGATCATCGAAGCCGCCAGCAAACATCCGGCCGCCGATATTTCAGTGATAGGCCACACCGACACCGTGGGCGATGCCGGCAAAAACGAAAAGCTGGCTAATGAGCGCGCCGTTCAGGTCAGCAAGTTATTCGATGCCGGCAAAATGGATGTCAAAGAGGTCGCCGTGACATCGCACGGCGAAAAGAATTTGTTGATCAAGACCGGCGATGAAACGTCCGAACCGCGAAACCGTCGAGTAGAAGTGACGATCCGATAA
- a CDS encoding FecR domain-containing protein — protein sequence MKRLFACCSLGLALCMPNAASADETVIGYIKTINDQTTIDESSGPIKASLGSPIHVGNVIKTDQNGAAGVTLKDNTILSIGPNTEFKIEAYQFEPQQDKLQLNASLLKGTLHYISGVIAKLKPEAVTVKTPTGVIAVRGTRFLVKVED from the coding sequence ATGAAACGTCTTTTCGCCTGTTGTAGCCTGGGGTTAGCCCTTTGCATGCCGAATGCGGCATCGGCCGATGAAACAGTCATCGGCTACATCAAAACCATCAACGATCAAACGACTATTGACGAGAGTAGCGGCCCGATCAAAGCCAGCCTTGGTTCGCCGATTCATGTCGGCAACGTTATCAAAACCGACCAAAACGGCGCAGCCGGGGTAACGCTGAAAGACAATACCATTTTGTCGATCGGCCCGAATACCGAATTCAAAATAGAAGCATATCAATTCGAACCACAACAGGACAAATTGCAATTAAACGCCAGTTTATTAAAAGGCACCCTGCACTATATTTCCGGCGTCATCGCCAAACTCAAACCGGAAGCGGTAACGGTAAAAACCCCCACCGGCGTGATTGCGGTAAGAGGCACACGTTTTTTAGTCAAAGTTGAAGATTAA
- a CDS encoding CHASE2 domain-containing protein, translated as MATCRFEKSLIVLLLILFTVGLSYTDALWRFDRWIYDAQLKLLATPASKDIVIIEVDQKSLQKLGRWPWSRDIHARLLETLAPAKPKAIGLDFIFSEADRQHPELDAHLSRALANNGQVVLPVIIEQNDNKMVETLPLPDYAKHAVLGHANVDLDKDGISRSILLRLSLGDSQWSAMPLAIYALSHPEILADLPGLRIETSPENINGDYRVWLPFFAPDSDFIRVSYLDVLSGNVSGQLFTDKYVLVGLTASGIERDLPAPLAIGSRPMSGVDFVAAGLDGLIKQTLWQPLPGHWQFLLSLAIAGIAIKISTCFSLRWLALAVSMLSMAILLFCLVLLHTSHYWFAPSVALLVLIISYPLRSWRHFEKLIQSLFAERKRAYITLNAIVDGVITTDNKGSIEYMNAAALDIIGSKRPKTSSQNIDDIFSLEIDGKPHRIAELIQQSVINQGPLKISNTRLSISDHYAMNANLTIAPLIGSRGALMGTVLTINDIGERMLMAKMLLKKAEEQTVMRELINRTEQVSLAKSQFLSQMSHELRTPLNAIIGFAQLMQMDDQEHPLAETHLDSVNEILKAGLHLLGLINELLDLAKIESGKISVNIGSINLAELIKDCQTLITPLAQNKGLALIVDNCLPENIELQADPKRAKQILLNFLSNAVKYNRPNGSINLSSRLVDDNRVRISITDTGNGLAEQQQQLLFQSFQRLGADNTEIEGTGIGLAITKQLAELMNGTVGVSSTPGVGSTFWVELLTR; from the coding sequence ATGGCGACTTGCCGCTTCGAAAAATCATTGATCGTCTTGCTGCTGATACTGTTTACGGTCGGCTTAAGCTATACGGATGCACTGTGGCGCTTTGATCGGTGGATTTATGATGCCCAACTAAAGCTGTTGGCTACACCGGCTTCAAAAGATATTGTCATTATCGAAGTCGATCAAAAAAGCCTGCAAAAACTGGGGCGCTGGCCTTGGTCAAGAGATATTCACGCTCGCCTATTGGAGACGCTGGCGCCGGCAAAACCCAAGGCAATTGGGCTGGATTTTATTTTTTCCGAAGCGGATCGGCAACATCCTGAGTTGGACGCGCACTTAAGCCGTGCTCTAGCCAATAATGGACAGGTCGTACTGCCGGTAATTATCGAACAAAACGATAACAAGATGGTGGAAACGCTGCCCTTGCCGGACTATGCCAAACATGCAGTCCTGGGACACGCCAATGTCGATTTGGACAAAGACGGCATCAGTAGAAGCATTTTATTGCGATTGTCCTTGGGCGACTCGCAGTGGTCGGCGATGCCGCTGGCTATTTATGCGTTGAGCCATCCTGAGATACTTGCCGATTTACCGGGCTTACGGATCGAAACATCGCCAGAAAACATAAATGGCGATTATCGGGTGTGGTTGCCGTTCTTTGCGCCGGATAGTGATTTCATTAGGGTTTCTTATTTGGACGTATTATCGGGTAATGTGTCCGGACAATTATTCACCGATAAATACGTATTGGTTGGGCTCACCGCCAGCGGTATAGAACGTGACCTGCCGGCACCTCTGGCTATCGGTAGTCGGCCCATGAGCGGGGTGGATTTCGTCGCAGCCGGCTTGGATGGCCTGATTAAGCAAACGCTTTGGCAACCGCTACCGGGCCATTGGCAATTTCTGTTAAGCCTGGCCATAGCCGGGATCGCCATCAAGATCAGCACCTGTTTTTCACTGCGCTGGCTGGCGCTGGCGGTTTCTATGCTGTCCATGGCAATTTTACTGTTTTGCTTAGTCTTACTGCATACCAGCCACTATTGGTTTGCACCGTCCGTGGCATTACTGGTGTTAATAATCAGCTATCCACTGCGCAGCTGGCGGCATTTTGAGAAACTGATCCAATCCTTATTCGCAGAACGAAAGCGCGCCTATATCACCTTAAACGCTATCGTCGATGGGGTAATCACCACCGATAACAAAGGCTCGATTGAATACATGAATGCCGCCGCTCTGGACATCATCGGCAGCAAACGTCCCAAGACTAGCAGTCAAAATATCGACGACATTTTTAGTTTGGAAATAGACGGCAAACCGCATCGAATCGCAGAATTGATACAACAAAGCGTCATCAATCAAGGACCGTTGAAAATCAGCAATACCCGCTTATCCATTTCCGACCATTATGCGATGAACGCGAATCTGACCATCGCTCCTTTGATAGGCAGTCGGGGCGCACTGATGGGCACGGTGTTGACCATCAACGATATTGGCGAGCGGATGCTCATGGCGAAAATGCTGCTGAAAAAAGCCGAAGAACAAACGGTAATGCGAGAATTGATTAACCGGACCGAACAAGTCAGCTTGGCCAAAAGCCAATTTCTGTCGCAAATGAGCCACGAATTACGCACCCCGCTAAATGCCATTATCGGTTTTGCGCAGCTGATGCAAATGGACGACCAGGAACATCCTTTGGCTGAAACTCACCTGGACTCGGTGAATGAAATACTCAAGGCCGGTCTGCACTTGCTCGGGCTGATTAACGAGCTTTTGGATCTGGCTAAAATCGAGTCCGGCAAAATCAGCGTGAATATCGGCAGCATCAATTTGGCGGAGCTAATCAAGGATTGCCAAACCCTGATCACACCCTTGGCGCAAAATAAAGGTCTGGCGTTGATTGTCGATAATTGCTTACCCGAGAACATTGAGTTGCAAGCAGACCCGAAACGCGCCAAACAAATTTTATTGAATTTTTTGTCCAACGCCGTGAAATACAATCGCCCCAACGGTTCCATCAACTTGAGCAGCAGACTGGTGGACGATAACCGGGTGAGAATTTCTATCACCGATACCGGCAACGGTCTGGCGGAGCAACAACAACAATTGTTATTCCAATCGTTTCAGCGCCTCGGTGCGGATAATACCGAAATAGAAGGCACCGGTATTGGATTGGCAATTACCAAACAACTGGCGGAATTGATGAACGGTACCGTCGGGGTTAGCAGCACACCGGGTGTGGGCAGCACGTTCTGGGTGGAATTGCTGACCCGTTAA